From the Candoia aspera isolate rCanAsp1 chromosome 3, rCanAsp1.hap2, whole genome shotgun sequence genome, the window CAATTCACTGAAAGAAGACACAGAAATGAGAGGGAAATGGAGAATTTGGAGGGAAATCTCCACACTCATTTCTTTTTGTGTCTTTTTATTGCAAATTAACAGGAGGTTAAGAACAAAGGATACTTGATACTTACATTATGTTTGATAAAAGCCATGGATTGAGCTATCTTGCTGAGACCTAGCTAACATCAATAAAGAATCGTGATGGAACCATAGCTTACTCTAAAGGCCTTATTATTAAACCAATATATTGAAAAAAGGGACAACATGAATATGGAATTGTGTTGATTTTTTCTTCAATGAATATTTGTTTCACATTGGCTGAGCTTAATCAACTTTATAGGGTTGCTATGAGGACTGAATAGAGAAAATACAGAGATGTCATCTTGAACTCCTTGGAGGAGTAATAAGATAAAATACTTATATTTCAACAAGTGGTTATTTTCCTAGTTTTTAACAATGCCATCAAATACTGTGCTGTAGATTAAAGTGTCCAGGTATTTTGAAAAGGAATAGTTTTCCAAGAATAGTTCCATAAATAATTAATCATCCACCCTTCCTTAATTCCCCAAAAGTCAGCACTTGTATTTGAAAGCTAAACACTACTAATGAATACCTATCATTTTTAACACTCTTGTCAAGGTGTTTAAGGTAGATTAAAGTAGGTTGTAGGCATTGATGTGATATTCCTCCTTTGCAATTTAGGGAGACCCTAAACCCTGAAATAACGTTAGACAAGAACTCTTCTGCCAAGTTCAGCTCTTAGAAAATTGCTGTCTATAGGCCCGTTTAGCTCACTATCACTGATTTTACAGCAGCTTTACATCACTGTGCAAAATGGTACAGATGTGGTTCCCAACCTTCTCCACAATAGGTGGGCCCAAATATTTGGCCCTACTTTTTGCAGGGGAGGGAGTCAAAGGATAAAATGGGTGATTTAAGCCTTGTGTAGGATTGAAATACGTTTGATCTCTTGAGTCCCCAACGTCCTCTGCCCGTTGGTTCCTAGCTCTCCTCACTTTTGAGAGAGGTCCCCAAAATGCCAATCTAGCATGGCCCTCAGCCGGATAGAAAATACAGATCTCTGCTCTACAGGGTTCTAGACACTGCTTGTATCTGCATACAGCCACGGGGTCCAGGACCACCTGCATGTGAAACAAGTTCTCTGCCACTTAGCTTCCCCAATATGGAGGGTACTCATATCTGGAGACCTTCTTTATTTGGTCTGTGTCACCTGGTTGCTGGGTGGATTCCTCAGCCATGCACAAGCAGGTGTTTTCAAACCCCTACGCTATCTTCATCTGTAGCACTCCAAGTTGGGACTAAGGAAAGGAGGACCATCCAGTAAGGTTCTGAAaactttccctcttccttccaaTTTTTAGGATGGCAGCTTGTGGCCTTCAGAAAGCACAGTGTCAGGAAACGGTGTAACGGAGGTAAGGAGCAGAGACAAAATAGAGTGTAAAGCCCAGCTTCTTGGTTTGCATAGCAACATCATGgcttttccctctctcttctccAGCAGCAAGTCTATACGCCAAGGCCAACAGACAGACTTGCAGTTCCATCCTTTTTGCAGAGAGACCGGTTTAACAGATTTCAGCCAACGTACCCTTACATGCAGCACGAAATTGACCTGCCCCCTACCATCTCCCTGTCAGATGGAGAAGAGCCACCTCCTTATCAGGGGCCCTGCACCTTGCAGCTCCGAGATCCTGAGCAGCAAATGGAACTCAACAGGGAGTCAGTCCGAGCCCCTCCCAACAGAACCATCTTCGACAGTGACCTGATAGACAATTCAGTGTACGGAGGACCCTGCCCTCCGAGCAGCAACTCGGGCATCAGCGCAACCTGCTACGGAAGCAACAGCCGAATGGAGGGGCCTCCTCCTACGTACAGTGAGGTCATTGGCCACTTCCCGGGTTCCACGTTTTACCAGCACCAGCAGAACAACAGTGGGGTGCCTTCGTTGCTCGAGGGAGGGAGATTCCATTCACCTTCACCCATCAGCAGTCTTGAGAGCACAACAGTGTGGAACAAAGAAAAGGACAAGCAGAAAGGGCAccttttttagaaaagaaaagaaaggaagaaagaaagaaaggaaacactCTGCACTTCTTGATAAATGGGAGCGGGGAGTACATGGAGATGGGGGAATGAAACCAAACACCCTTCTCCACGTCTGTGTAGTATAAATATTTACGTGTTATGTTTGGTCTGAATGCACAAGCCAACAAAACTTGCAAAAACATTTCTTTGTTGAGCTCCGTTTAgaggattttgatttttttttcctttttaaagatatCTACAGCAGTCCTTCCCCCCACTCCATTTCCCCCTTCCCAGTTTTGTTTCTAGTTGAGTTGCTTGTGTGGATGCTAcaacttttgttttatttcacttaactttaaagatgaaaaatatttgcacaaaaacatttgtttaaagatctgcaatatatatataaatatatatattaaaaaaaataagagaaactgtatgtgtgtgggaggggggaagcaggAGTATTTTTATATTAGAAGAAGCctattgaggaaaaaaaatggtttgttgTGTTTTTTCTGAACTTAGAATATAAACATGGCAACTTTTGAGAGCCAACTCAAGAAAGCATGTATTACATTGTAAAAAAgcgagaaagagaaaaacaaaaggaaaaaaaaaagaaaaaaaagcaggggtttagaattatttatataaatgttgaaattttgcactattttttaatataaatgtgtCAGTGCTTGTGTTGGTCAGAAATCTCTTATCCTGTCTACCATAAAACTGTTTAGGGAAATATGTTGAGGTCTGAAAAGAGTCATGGGGGAAGAAGGACTGCGTCTTGtgcaaaattttctttttttaattcttcagagTCACATGACCCTCTCTTAGACCTGCAGTAGTTCCTTGGCACCTATCTACAAGTACGGACTGATGCCTATAAAAGATACCAGAACCCACCATGTACATGTATTGCATTAACTGTGAAGGGGCTGAGCATGTGTAAAAATTGCCCCTTTAAAGAAATGAACAAAGTAATTGTGCCACTGCCCCACTTTTCTGTCTCCGTTCTTGAGGGTATGTTGCAAAGGGGAAAGAGGCCATTTCTACACCTGTGAGTATACGTTTCTCAATTGATTTGATGCCTGTGTATTTTCATCGGACTGGTGTTTGCACTCAGGTGTTCATTCCCAGGCTTGTCATGCAGCATGATGCTCTTACTCTCCTACATTCCCTATGAAatcattattttctttcaagCGAACATCTCACGTGTGAaactgttttatggttattgGAAGCATGAAAAACAGGAGTCCAAAAATGAAGAGCTTAATCATGCAAAACGTTAGCATTGTGCGTTCCCAGTTAATCTGGAGTGCTGTTCATCCTGAACCTGTGTGCATTTAGAGCTAATGCCTAGGCAAGACCCTTCCCTCGGCATTTCTATAGCTTGTCTTCTAGAGAAGTAGAATTCATCTCGGAGTTGAAGCTAAAGGAGAGCTCTTGCTTAGACAAACCATTTTTTCTGCTCCAGAGCTCTGAAGCACCCAGGtgtttttctattttgcaaaatCAAGCCCTCCAAAGGCAAATTGGAACGgctgttctatttttattgtcttgttaATTTCAGGAAGGCCGTAAAAGCATACACAgtcattaaattattttcttttttaatgaccGGGTGATGGCTTCTAATTGTCatcatttttttaataacaatataATTTGGCACTCTCTCTGGTTAAAGTAATAAAAGGGCTGAAGGAACATCAAGATTCAGAAATCCTGCCTTTGAGATTAATAGCGCTCCCAGCAACCTGGTTCGGGCACCCTGCTTTTTGCAAGACGTGAAATAAGCTCTGTAAGTGAAGGTTGCTCAGATGAAGCCACAGTCCCTGtgccacttttattttttatttttaagtgggaGGAGGGAGCAATGATAGGCATAAGCTTGTCCTATCAGGGCCACAAAAGGTGTTAACTCTAAAATACTTTCCATCTACCCCGCTGTTTGTTAAAGGAAGATGGACCCTGTCCTTCTTCACATCTGCTAATCTGAGTCTgcaggtttctcctgaagccaaATGCAGTTCCCTGGTCCTGCCTTGCATCCAGCTAAGTGCAGGAAAGAAGCTGCCCACCCAGAGTCAGCATTCCACTTAGCTGTTCACAACTTGGTGCCGGCCACTTTACACCAAAGAGTTGGGGGATGGAATTGCATGCAGCCCTCTGCTTCATGGTCCAgggttccatccagtgtttctcaaccttggccggtttaagatgtgtggacttcaactcctagaattccccagccagcatcgctggttggggaattctgggagttgaaatccacacatcttaaaccttctgaggttgagaaacactggttccaTCTAACCTTGTGCTTCACTCCATCCTGAAAGAAAAGGAGGGTGCCCAGCAGACCACACTTGGTGAATTACCTTCCTCTCTTGACTGCCTTTGACTGttaactgtgttttatttattcGAGCTGGGGAATAGGGGGAGACATGTAGATGGAAACATTTCAGCTACTGTGatgtattaaaggcaaaagagtCATGTTTATGCTTTAGAAGCAAGTCCATAATCTCGTTGTGACGCTGGCCTGTGCTTACAACCTGCGATCATGGCATGATCCTTCTGTGTCAAGGGTGCACCATCTAACCTTCCAGCAAATCAGCTCATGCCAACCTCCTTCTTTAAAGTGTCTTACTCTTTTTCGTAAACCATTTTGTCTTGCAGTGCTATTGTTTACActtctttttaaagtataaagGTTCGATTGGTTGCTTTTAACCCACATGGTTAATTTATATATGATTTGAGTACCAGAGAGTGAGAGGCATAAATgacaaagaagaagaggaagaaattgtTTTAAAGTTGAGGGAATAAACCCCTGGATCTCTCTAGACAATGCACGAAGTTTAAGTTCTAACTAGAAAGGTAGTCAACTTTTCCAAAACAAGCCATCCTGGGCAGAAGCCAGAAAATGGAGCTTTGAACTGGATCTCAGAGCTCATATTTGCACAGACTGAGGAGAAGAGACTGATCAGTGTATTGAGTTCAGAATTACTATCGCACTGAAGATCCATGCTGATCACTGAAGGTATCGATAGTCCTGTTTCTGATTATGTCATCAGCCTTTGATCAAAACTGGAACAGAGGCAGCTGGGCTAAATCTTTAGCTGCTCATAAAGGAATAGCTACCAGGGCCAGTTGAGAAGTTGGCAACCTTTATGGCTACACAGTTCCACATCTGATTAGTAGGGGGAACTGAGCATTTTTACAAGGAGGTGTAATTTGCTTTTTGCCAGATGCTAACTAGGAAGGTAACATAAATGAAAGATATAAAGGCAATAACTCTTGTTTTTATGCGACTTTTCTATtacttgaagaaaaaagaaaaaaaatcctgagagCAACCTGACAAGTTTTAAAGTTTCAAATCATCTTTTGGGGGGCCTAAGGATAGACAACCTCAACCTCCCTCCATAGCTCCTTAATAATAGCTTTACAACAACTCcaatttgcagatttttttaaaaaaaaccataaggAATAACTCTATCTTCCTGTGAAAGTCAAAAGAAtttatagactttttaaaaatgtatctttcCTTTATGTAACATGTCTATTTAGTGCCTTATTAGAAGAAACAGTAagcctccctttttttcccccaaaaataaATGAGGGGGAAATTCCATCATTGATAGTGATAGAAACTTCCAGAATGTGGTCACTTTTCTTCTAGATCAATCCCTGGATTTCAAATTTCCTTTTTTGAGCCCATATATTTCACTCTGCATCCAGTCTAATACACTTACTTACCTAAGGCACCCTCCCCAACTTTGGCCATGTGTCTGTTAGGTAGCTTAAATACGTGTTATGCGCATATCCTACCCTAATAGGCAGTAAAACTGTGGTGGAGATTATAATCAAGAATATCAAccaaaagagaaactgaaacataTCTGCTGCCCTCTTCAGCCAAAATAAGTGAACAAttattttttgtgggggggggtttctcttattttttcttctttgatctGTGGTTTTACTAGCATGTTTGCTAGACACCtgtatacataaatatacatgtCTGAAATCTCTACCGTAATTAAAGAACCATCAGCATGAAAGTCACAGGAGTGCCTTGTACAAAATGAACCAAAATTCTGGACTGGTGTTGAGTTGTCATAGTTGGGTGCATGTCAAGATCCACGGCCATGCGGTGGCATGGGACCCATGACAGATTGCCCAGAGCCTTTCTGAGTTTGCCAGCAGTGGACCACCATAAT encodes:
- the PMEPA1 gene encoding protein TMEPAI isoform X1; protein product: MYNLMGLNNTGGPNQPNVSCTCNCKRSLFQSMEITELEFVQIIIIVVVMMVMVVVITCLLNHYKLSARSFISRPSQGRRREENLSSDGSLWPSESTVSGNGVTEQQVYTPRPTDRLAVPSFLQRDRFNRFQPTYPYMQHEIDLPPTISLSDGEEPPPYQGPCTLQLRDPEQQMELNRESVRAPPNRTIFDSDLIDNSVYGGPCPPSSNSGISATCYGSNSRMEGPPPTYSEVIGHFPGSTFYQHQQNNSGVPSLLEGGRFHSPSPISSLESTTVWNKEKDKQKGHLF
- the PMEPA1 gene encoding protein TMEPAI isoform X2, which gives rise to MYNLMGLNNTGGPNQPNVSCTCNCKRSLFQSMEITELEFVQIIIIVVVMMVMVVVITCLLNHYKLSARSFISRPSQGRRREENLSSDGSLWPSESTVSGNGVTEQVYTPRPTDRLAVPSFLQRDRFNRFQPTYPYMQHEIDLPPTISLSDGEEPPPYQGPCTLQLRDPEQQMELNRESVRAPPNRTIFDSDLIDNSVYGGPCPPSSNSGISATCYGSNSRMEGPPPTYSEVIGHFPGSTFYQHQQNNSGVPSLLEGGRFHSPSPISSLESTTVWNKEKDKQKGHLF